The Penaeus vannamei isolate JL-2024 chromosome 16, ASM4276789v1, whole genome shotgun sequence genome includes a window with the following:
- the LOC113814172 gene encoding uncharacterized protein yields MALLSNSKGEARLTISRCCCLSLKTTALIVVATETLFILMAIVFMAIAKAMMPGFPLILSHFVVLELELLIQLIMSCVLLYGILKKRRELVRAWVWVRGVCFFTEFLMGALSILIIQLWNVGLVLLLLSLIAFGNMLLIRSFGFHMQQRETGGESEVVSVEDLVKTNPDSK; encoded by the exons ATGGCGCTTCTCTCCAACAGCAAGGGCGAGGCGCGACTGACCATCTCGAGATGCTGCTGCCTCTCGCTCAAGACGACGGCGCTCATCGTCGTCGCCACGGAAACG cTATTTATACTTATGGCTATCGTCTTCATGGCCATTGCTAAGGCTATGATGCCGGGCTTTCCAC TTATTCTGTCACACTTCGTAGTTTTGGAACTCGAGCTGCTGATTCAGCTCATCATGTCCTGTGTTCTACTCTATGGAATTCTGAAG AAGCGTCGGGAGCTGGTGAGGGCGTGGGTATGGGTGCGGGGCGTGTGCTTCTTCACCGAGTTCCTCATGGGCGCGCTGTCCATCCTCATCATCCAGCTGTGGAACGTCGGCCTCGTCCTGCTGCTTCTGTCCCTCATCGCCTTCGGGAACATGCTGCTTATCCGCTCCTTCGGGTTTCAC ATGCAACAGCGCGAGACGGGGGGCGAATCGGAGGTCGTGAGTGTGGAGGACCTGGTTAAGACAAATCCCGACTCGAAGTGA
- the LOC113814182 gene encoding nematocyst expressed protein 3-like translates to MRILVLLCALAAARAAPQFVFVLPQDFNGSPNVPLQAIPLDQAVSVPAQPSAAPAEEAPAEAEVVAEAAEAAPEAAPEVPEAAPEAAEAVPEAAPETVAEAAEAAPEAATGGADATPEAAEAEVAPSASEPAPEVAPEAAVEAAPAPEAAPAATVDVAEPAVVVAAPAAPASLLTLGTPAVTTKLRTDPSSLNLVDPLSQVEARFRPFIYPNDSPDVVAAKVALFRLHASRHPPAAPAPAPAPPTAA, encoded by the exons ATGCGTATTCTG GTCCTTCTCTGCGCCCTGGCCGCGGCACGGGCGGCGCCGCAATTTGTCTTCGTCCTTCCGCAAGACTTCAACGGCAGCCCCAACGTGCCCCTGCAGGCGATCCCTCTCGACCAAGCGGTCAGCGTCCCTGCTCAGCCCTCCGCCGCCCCCGCAGAGGAGGCGCCTGCTGAGGCTGAGGTCGTAGCGGAGGCGGCTGAAGCTGCCCCCGAAGCAGCGCCTGAAGTTCCGGAAGCCGCCCCTGAGGCAGCCGAGGCTGTCCCCGAAGCCGCCCCCGAGACTGTTGCCGAGGCTGCAGAAGCCGCCCCTGAGGCTGCTACTGGAGGTGCCGACGCAACCCCCGAGGCAGCCGAGGCCGAGGTTGCGCCCTCCGCAAGCGAGCCAGCCCCCGAAGTGGCCCCTGAAGCTGCTGTTGAAGCCGCCCCCGCTCCCGAGGCCGCCCCTGCTGCCACGGTAGATGTCGCAGAGCCTGCTGTGGTCGTGGCCGCCCCCGCTGCGCCGGCGTCGCTGCTCACCCTGGGCACCCCCGCCGTAACCACCAAGCTGCGCACCGACCCCTCCTCCCTGAACCTGGTGGACCCCCTGAGCCAGGTGGAGGCCCGCTTCCGCCCCTTCATCTACCCCAACGACTCCCCTGACGTCGTGGCCGCCAAGGTGGCCCTCTTCCGCCTGCACGCCTCGCGCCACCCGCCGGCCGCGCCCGCACCCGCCCCAGCCCCCCCAACCGCAGCGTAA
- the LOC113814183 gene encoding asparagine synthetase domain-containing protein 1, whose protein sequence is MCGICFVCGLSSSLCQIEEQVSLTHNLLHHRGPDSCGDMTFSITEELSATFHGCVLWLQGSVLTPQPVIDKEGNVLLWNGDILAGYEIPGEKSDTKYISEYLTGKDEEEIMCFLSAIKGPWSLIYYQKCTKRLYFGRDVFGRHSLVWRWPTEQSWMFLVSSVTQRSAEVTEVPALGLYYVDFSHSKMDVNFHVSLIPWTHVDESNLAALPSTIHTQKQKLVSPIRNRLNISLPTDEVLETLRALPTSLENDHIDMLYNALKDDIDRLLEVLKTSIQRRVDMCPQKCQRCTNTQDKCSHSRIAVLFSGGLDSAMIALLLDSCLPSSESVDLLNVAFEQRTPQRPDKKSQSNCATNGIIPPKNYDVPDRLSGRRCWQQLMEIRPGRCWNFVEIDVTGEELARQRESTISHLVAPLNSVLDDSIGCALWFGGCGEGTLEGSPYVSPARVLLCGMGADEQLGGYSRHRGRFSAGGWPALLEEIDMEISRIHTRNLGRDNRILADHGRAPRFPYVDEDVVSMLNSVPIWRKANLNMPRGVGEKILLRTACAHLGLTTAAGLPKRAIQFGSRIAKLENSKEKGSDTCSRLVGN, encoded by the exons ATGTGTGGAATATGCTTCGTTTGTGGATTATCAAGCTCACTGTGCCAAATAGAAGAACAG GTATCTTTGACCCACAACCTTCTCCATCACCGTGGGCCTGACAGCTGTGGGGACATGACGTTTTCCATCACTGAAGAG CTCAGTGCCACCTTCCATGGCTGTGTTCTTTGGCTCCAAGGTTCAGTGCTTACCCCACAGCCAGTTATTGACAAGGAAGGAAATGTTCTACTTTGGAATGGGGACATTTTGGCTGGATATGAG ATCCCTGGAGAGAAAAGTGACACAAAGTACATATCAGAGTACCTAAcaggaaaagatgaggaagagattaTGTGTTTTTTGAGTGCCATCAAAGGTCCATGGTCTTTGATATACTACCAGAAATGCACCAAAAGGTTGTATTTCGGGCGAGATGTTTTTGGGAGACACAGCTTGGTCTGGCGGTGGCCCACAGAACAGTCCTGGATGTTCCTAGTGTCCTCTGTTACTCAGAGAAGTGCAGAAGTAACAGAGGTCCCTGCTTTAGGGTTGTATTATGTTGATTTTTCACATTCCAAAATGGATGTAAATTTTCATGTATCTCTTATACCCTGGACTCATGTTGATGAAAGTAATCTTGCAGCTTTGCCCTCAACTATTCACACACAGAAGCAGAAGCTAGTGTCTCCTATTAGAAATCGACTGAATATATCCCTTCCTACAGATGAAGTTTTAGAAACTTTAAGAGCACTACCAACATCTTTAGAAAATGACCACATAGACATGCTATACAATGCCTTAAAGGATGATATTGACAGACTCCTTGAAGTTTTAAAAACCTCAATACAACGAAGAGTAGACATGTGTCCGCAGAAATGTCAGAGGTGCACAAACACTCAGGATAAGTGCAGCCACTCAAGAATCGCTGTTTTGTTCTCAGGTGGATTAGATTCTGCAATGATTGCCCTTCTCTTAGACTCTTGTTTACCATCTTCAGAGAGTGTAGATCTTTTGAATGTTGCCTTTGAACAGAGGACCCCACAGAGACCAGACAAGAAGAGCCAGTCAAATTGTGCTACAAATGGAATTATACCACCTAAAAATTATGATGTGCCAGACAGACTCTCAGGAAGAAGGTGTTGGCAACAGTTGATGGAGATCAGACCAGGGCGATGTTGGAACTTTGTGGAG ATAGACGTGACAGGAGAGGAGTTGGCCAGGCAGCGAGAATCAACCATCTCACACTTGGTGGCGCCTCTGAATTCAGTACTTGACGATAGCATTGGCTGTGCACTTTGGTTTGGAGGTTGCGGTGAGGGAACCCTAGAGGGATCACCCTACGTTTCTCCAGCCAGG GTGCTGCTGTGTGGCATGGGGGCAGATGAACAGCTAGGAGGTTACTCACGGCACAGAGGTCGCTTCTCAGCAGGCGGCTGGCCTGCTCTTTTAGAAGAGATTGATATGGAGATATCACGAATCCATACAAGAAATCTGGGAAGAGATAACAGAATATTGGCTGATCATGGACGTGCGCCGAG ATTCCCATACGTAGACGAAGATGTAGTGTCCATGCTCAACAGCGTCCCTATCTGGAGAAAAGCCAATTTGAACATGCCTCGTGGTGTAGGTGAGAAGATCCTACTTCGCACTGCTTGTGCACATCTTGGACTCACCACTGCTGCTGGTCTGCCCAAGAGAGCTATCCAGTTTGGCTCCCGAATAGCAAAACTCGAGAACTCTAAGGAAAAAGGGTCCGATACGTGTAGTAGATTGGTGGGAAACTAG